The following proteins are encoded in a genomic region of Thiomicrospira sp. R3:
- a CDS encoding ion transporter, whose amino-acid sequence MSGQLRGSWAKLQHNFKLVRDNKAFEWFVISVIVVSSIVIGARTYDIPQGVLGVIAVMDVAVTLFFLMEILLRMAAEDRFRDFFKKGWNVFDFTIVVVSLIPIEDSEYALIARMLRLFRVLRLISFIPEMRVLVNALLIAIPRIGYVALLMFVIFYLYAVIGSFLFASINDFLWGDLGAALLTLFRVATFEDWTDVMYETMEIYPWSWMYYLTFIFMSTFIFLNMMIGVVVSVLEEEHRKSLEQGLIDLEISEEQRMKNIDNQVAELNRKLDMLLAQQAQALESKK is encoded by the coding sequence ATGAGTGGACAGTTAAGAGGTTCTTGGGCCAAACTTCAGCATAATTTTAAGTTGGTTCGTGATAACAAGGCTTTTGAGTGGTTTGTTATTAGTGTGATTGTGGTTTCATCCATTGTAATTGGTGCGCGTACCTATGATATTCCGCAAGGGGTGTTGGGGGTGATTGCGGTAATGGATGTGGCGGTTACATTGTTTTTCTTAATGGAAATTCTGCTGCGAATGGCCGCCGAAGACCGCTTTCGCGACTTCTTTAAAAAAGGCTGGAACGTTTTTGATTTTACGATTGTTGTTGTTAGTTTAATTCCGATTGAAGATTCCGAATATGCGCTGATCGCTAGGATGTTACGTTTGTTCCGTGTATTGCGTTTAATCTCATTTATTCCAGAGATGCGGGTGCTGGTGAATGCGTTGCTCATCGCTATTCCGCGAATAGGTTACGTGGCCTTGTTAATGTTTGTTATTTTTTACCTGTATGCGGTTATTGGTAGTTTCTTGTTTGCTTCAATCAACGACTTCTTATGGGGGGATTTAGGTGCGGCCTTGCTCACGTTATTCCGTGTTGCGACGTTTGAGGACTGGACTGATGTAATGTATGAAACTATGGAAATCTATCCGTGGAGTTGGATGTATTATTTAACCTTTATCTTTATGTCGACCTTTATTTTCCTTAATATGATGATAGGTGTTGTGGTTTCCGTTCTTGAAGAAGAGCATAGGAAAAGCCTTGAACAGGGTTTAATTGATCTTGAAATCAGTGAGGAGCAACGGATGAAAAATATAGATAATCAGGTTGCAGAATTAAATCGCAAGCTGGATATGTTGTTAGCCCAGCAGGCACAAGCTTTGGAGAGTAAAAAATGA
- the rluD gene encoding 23S rRNA pseudouridine(1911/1915/1917) synthase RluD, producing MSSQSLSAKISHDQMGARLDAVLAQAFPDYSRSRLQAWLKQGLVKVDGVVVTKSRHTILGGEWVKLEALLEDETDIAAQSIALDVVYEDETIIVLNKPAGLVVHPGAGNPDGTLMNALLHYAPKLREVPRAGIVHRLDKDTSGLMVVAKDLQAQTHLVDQLQRHDVERVYDALVVGNMISGGTISKPIGRHINDRKKMAVRVTGGKDATSHYRVIEKFRAHTHVKVSLETGRTHQIRVHMAYLGFPLLGDPVYGQRLRIPQKMMPEFVELLQNFKRQALHAGVLSLVHPKTGKIMKWKAPIPDDMALLIDILRDDQVDFIANRNNAYDELDYDYDVEVEWVTDDDIPDY from the coding sequence TTGAGTAGTCAAAGTTTGTCTGCAAAAATTTCACATGATCAAATGGGTGCAAGACTGGATGCGGTGCTTGCCCAAGCTTTTCCCGATTATTCACGTAGTCGCCTGCAAGCCTGGTTAAAACAGGGTTTGGTTAAGGTGGATGGGGTTGTGGTGACCAAATCTCGCCACACGATATTGGGCGGTGAGTGGGTTAAGCTTGAGGCGTTGCTGGAAGATGAAACCGATATTGCTGCTCAGTCGATTGCATTAGATGTGGTGTATGAAGACGAAACCATTATTGTATTAAACAAACCAGCAGGCCTGGTGGTTCACCCTGGTGCGGGTAATCCGGATGGCACGTTAATGAATGCACTGCTCCATTATGCGCCTAAGTTGCGTGAAGTGCCACGTGCCGGGATTGTGCATCGCCTGGACAAGGATACATCGGGCTTGATGGTGGTTGCAAAAGACTTGCAAGCCCAAACTCATTTGGTGGATCAGCTACAGCGCCATGATGTTGAGCGTGTTTATGATGCGCTGGTGGTGGGTAATATGATTTCGGGCGGCACCATTAGTAAGCCAATAGGACGACATATTAATGATCGTAAGAAAATGGCGGTACGTGTTACTGGCGGCAAAGACGCCACCAGTCATTATCGTGTGATAGAAAAGTTCCGCGCGCATACCCATGTAAAAGTCAGCTTAGAAACCGGGCGTACGCACCAAATTAGGGTGCACATGGCTTATTTAGGTTTTCCATTATTAGGCGATCCCGTTTACGGTCAACGCCTCAGAATCCCTCAGAAAATGATGCCCGAGTTTGTTGAGTTGTTACAAAACTTTAAGCGCCAAGCGTTACACGCTGGCGTGTTGAGCCTGGTCCATCCTAAAACCGGAAAAATCATGAAATGGAAGGCGCCCATTCCTGATGATATGGCTTTGTTGATTGATATTTTGCGTGACGACCAGGTGGATTTTATTGCCAATAGAAATAACGCCTACGACGAACTTGATTATGATTATGATGTTGAAGTCGAATGGGTAACGGATGATGATATTCCCGATTATTGA
- a CDS encoding DUF1841 family protein — protein MYTSERDKLRQHYADIWQKARTNQPLDALEQQIAQVIEQHPQYHKMLENRQHIKNEYLPEMGETNPFLHMGMHLGLREQVATDRPAGIAQVHKTLTLKMGSVLEAEHAMMDCLAEALWNSQKYQQAPDEIAYSACLKKLIKG, from the coding sequence ATGTATACTTCTGAACGCGATAAACTCCGCCAACATTATGCGGATATTTGGCAAAAAGCGCGGACTAACCAACCGCTTGATGCGCTGGAACAACAAATAGCCCAGGTTATTGAGCAACACCCTCAATACCATAAAATGCTCGAAAACCGCCAGCACATTAAAAACGAATACCTGCCGGAGATGGGCGAAACGAATCCCTTCTTACATATGGGGATGCATTTAGGCCTTCGTGAACAAGTGGCCACTGACCGTCCTGCGGGCATTGCACAGGTTCACAAAACCCTAACCCTTAAAATGGGTAGTGTGCTGGAGGCAGAACACGCAATGATGGATTGTCTCGCTGAGGCACTATGGAATAGCCAAAAGTACCAGCAAGCACCCGACGAAATCGCCTACAGTGCTTGTTTAAAAAAATTGATTAAAGGATAA
- a CDS encoding outer membrane protein assembly factor BamD, which translates to MLKILSIILILSMATGCSSIFKKPESEWTVEEFYQKAKGEFDKGQWKMAIEYYEKLKANYPYGDHAEQAYLELAYAYYRYDEPLSAIRELDEFIRIYPRHPELAYAHYLKAVASDSLNRSWLDRFITDPAQRDAKSALEAYRAYQQVIQRFPDSQYAKASQSRLIVLTNQLARREMKIANYYYSRGAYLAAANRATAVIEHYPRSQSNRAALKLMHSAYTKLGMEGNAQTIQAIIDKNS; encoded by the coding sequence ATGTTAAAAATTCTTTCAATTATCTTGATATTGAGTATGGCAACGGGCTGTTCGTCTATTTTCAAAAAACCTGAATCGGAATGGACGGTTGAGGAGTTTTATCAAAAAGCAAAAGGCGAATTTGATAAAGGTCAATGGAAAATGGCGATAGAGTACTATGAGAAACTCAAAGCTAACTACCCCTATGGCGACCATGCTGAGCAAGCTTACCTTGAACTGGCTTATGCCTATTACCGTTACGATGAACCGCTTTCAGCTATACGTGAACTTGACGAGTTTATTCGCATCTATCCGCGCCACCCTGAACTCGCCTATGCGCACTACCTAAAAGCCGTCGCGTCGGATTCGCTTAACCGCAGCTGGCTAGATAGGTTCATTACAGACCCCGCACAACGTGATGCCAAATCTGCACTTGAGGCTTATCGCGCTTACCAGCAGGTAATCCAACGCTTCCCTGACAGTCAGTATGCCAAAGCCTCTCAATCAAGACTGATTGTTTTAACCAATCAACTCGCCAGACGTGAAATGAAAATTGCCAACTATTACTACAGCCGTGGTGCTTACTTGGCTGCAGCGAATCGCGCAACAGCGGTTATCGAACACTATCCACGATCACAATCGAATAGGGCTGCGCTAAAGCTAATGCATTCTGCCTATACAAAACTAGGCATGGAAGGCAATGCACAGACCATCCAGGCCATTATTGACAAAAACAGCTAA
- the glnA gene encoding type I glutamate--ammonia ligase — protein sequence MSAQAIVDLIKENEIKWADLRFTDTIGKEQHVTIPAADVDDEFFEDGQSFDGSSIRGWKGIQSSDMVLMPQTDGYFIDPFFNDPTIVIRCMIVEPSTLEPYEKDPRGISKKAEVYLQSTGIADTAFFGPEPEFFIFDDVRWGADMSGCFVKIDGEEAAWNSEKVYEGGNMGHRPKVKGGYFPVPPVDQLHEVRADICAMAEAMGLKVEAHHHEVANNGQCELAVAGNTLTAKADEVQILKYAVHNTCHSLNKTATFMAKPVVGDNGSGMHINQSLSKNGKNIFAGDVYAGLSQEAIWYIGGLMKHARALNAFTNPGTNSYKRLVPGFEAPILLAYSGSNRSASIRIPYAPSERARRVELRFPDPTANPYLAFSACLMAGLDGIINKIDPGAPAEKNMYDLPPEEEATYTTLCASLEEALEELGKDREFLKAGGVFTDDVIDSYIKLKMEEVTRMRATTHPIEFDMYYSA from the coding sequence ATGTCTGCACAAGCAATAGTCGACCTAATCAAAGAAAATGAAATCAAATGGGCGGATTTACGCTTTACCGATACCATTGGTAAAGAACAACACGTAACCATCCCTGCGGCCGATGTGGATGATGAGTTTTTTGAAGATGGTCAAAGCTTCGATGGCTCATCTATTCGCGGATGGAAAGGCATCCAAAGCTCTGATATGGTGCTTATGCCACAAACTGATGGTTATTTTATTGATCCTTTCTTTAATGACCCAACTATCGTTATCCGCTGCATGATTGTTGAACCTTCAACCTTAGAACCTTACGAAAAAGACCCGCGTGGTATTTCTAAAAAAGCTGAAGTTTATTTACAGTCTACCGGTATCGCCGACACCGCGTTCTTCGGCCCAGAGCCTGAGTTTTTCATTTTTGACGACGTGCGCTGGGGCGCAGACATGTCGGGTTGTTTCGTCAAAATTGATGGTGAAGAAGCCGCATGGAACTCTGAAAAAGTCTATGAAGGCGGTAACATGGGTCACCGTCCAAAAGTTAAAGGCGGCTACTTCCCAGTGCCACCAGTTGACCAACTTCACGAAGTTCGCGCCGACATTTGCGCGATGGCAGAAGCCATGGGGCTTAAGGTAGAAGCTCACCACCACGAAGTGGCGAACAATGGTCAGTGCGAGCTAGCCGTAGCAGGTAACACCCTAACAGCTAAAGCCGACGAAGTTCAAATTTTAAAATATGCCGTACACAACACCTGTCATTCGTTAAACAAAACCGCTACCTTCATGGCTAAGCCAGTTGTTGGTGACAATGGTTCAGGTATGCATATTAACCAGTCGTTATCTAAAAATGGCAAAAACATCTTCGCTGGGGATGTTTATGCCGGTCTTTCGCAAGAAGCGATTTGGTATATCGGTGGGCTAATGAAACACGCCCGTGCTTTGAATGCATTCACCAACCCTGGTACGAACTCGTATAAGCGCTTGGTTCCTGGCTTCGAAGCGCCGATTTTATTGGCTTACTCGGGTTCAAACCGTTCTGCTTCGATTCGTATACCCTACGCACCGTCTGAGCGCGCGCGTCGGGTTGAATTACGCTTCCCCGATCCAACCGCCAACCCATACCTAGCGTTTTCAGCTTGTTTGATGGCGGGTCTTGACGGCATTATTAACAAAATTGATCCAGGTGCACCTGCTGAGAAAAACATGTATGACCTGCCTCCTGAAGAAGAAGCTACCTACACCACATTGTGTGCCTCTTTAGAAGAAGCACTTGAAGAATTAGGCAAAGATCGCGAGTTCTTAAAAGCCGGTGGCGTATTTACAGATGATGTTATCGATTCATACATCAAACTAAAAATGGAAGAAGTAACCCGCATGCGTGCCACTACACACCCGATTGAGTTTGATATGTACTATTCTGCATAA
- the pgeF gene encoding peptidoglycan editing factor PgeF, translating to MMIFPIIEPSWSVPTSVKALTTTRVGGRSLAPYASFNLAEHAGDSLDGVVQNRLLLQSALPSDVQLAWLDQQHTSRVVHFNQACLTKRVADAVWSDQPNQVCAVMTADCLPILLTSQSARLVAAVHAGWRGLAHGVIEQTLSVLPDRPENMIAWIGPAISQDYFEVGQDVWDVFCADNAVNRRFFKTVSLHDAKFKADLPGLAKQQLNALGVTQVYLSGMCSFAEASRFYSYRRDGQTGRMASLIWLQG from the coding sequence ATGATGATATTCCCGATTATTGAGCCGAGTTGGTCGGTACCGACCTCGGTTAAAGCCTTGACAACCACCCGTGTTGGCGGGCGAAGCCTTGCGCCCTATGCCAGCTTTAATCTGGCGGAGCATGCTGGCGACTCGCTGGATGGGGTGGTGCAAAATCGTTTATTGCTTCAATCGGCCTTGCCTAGCGATGTTCAGTTGGCTTGGTTGGATCAGCAGCACACCTCGCGGGTTGTGCATTTTAACCAGGCCTGCTTAACAAAACGCGTCGCGGATGCGGTTTGGAGTGATCAGCCAAATCAAGTTTGTGCGGTGATGACAGCCGATTGTTTACCCATTCTGTTAACCAGTCAATCAGCCCGTTTAGTCGCTGCGGTTCATGCAGGTTGGCGTGGTTTAGCCCATGGCGTTATTGAACAAACCCTCTCGGTTTTACCCGACAGGCCCGAGAATATGATTGCCTGGATAGGGCCTGCTATCTCACAGGACTATTTTGAAGTAGGGCAGGATGTTTGGGATGTGTTTTGCGCAGATAACGCAGTAAACCGCCGTTTTTTTAAAACAGTCTCCTTGCATGACGCTAAATTTAAAGCCGATTTGCCGGGCTTAGCAAAGCAGCAACTCAATGCATTGGGCGTTACGCAGGTATACCTATCTGGTATGTGTAGCTTTGCAGAGGCTTCACGATTTTATTCTTATCGGCGTGACGGCCAAACGGGTCGAATGGCCAGTTTAATTTGGCTGCAAGGCTAG
- the nadD gene encoding nicotinate-nucleotide adenylyltransferase, translated as MTLTRPGQEKKSRIGIYGGTFDPVHYGHLRPALDAMHQLGLSQVRFVPCYQPVHRDQPQGSSELRCQMLQAAIGSQPGFELERCEIDRQGPSYTVDTLRQLKTRFNDHGLVLLMGMDAFSKFLSWHDWQGILNLANIAVMHRPGEILPETEALSALLAQRLTSTLTASNGQIIEVEVTQLNVSSTRIRALVKKDEPIAFLTPAGVIDVIKQQQLYR; from the coding sequence GTGACTTTAACCAGGCCTGGTCAAGAGAAAAAAAGTCGAATCGGCATTTATGGTGGCACCTTTGATCCCGTTCATTATGGTCATTTGCGCCCAGCGCTGGATGCCATGCATCAACTTGGTTTATCACAGGTTAGGTTTGTACCTTGTTATCAGCCAGTTCACCGCGACCAACCTCAGGGCTCATCAGAACTTCGCTGTCAAATGCTTCAAGCCGCGATAGGTTCACAACCCGGCTTTGAATTAGAACGCTGTGAAATTGATCGTCAAGGCCCATCCTATACGGTGGATACGCTTCGACAATTAAAAACGCGCTTTAACGATCATGGCCTTGTTTTACTTATGGGGATGGATGCATTTAGTAAGTTTTTGAGTTGGCATGACTGGCAAGGCATTCTAAACTTAGCCAATATAGCGGTGATGCATCGCCCGGGTGAGATCTTGCCGGAAACTGAAGCATTATCGGCCTTGTTAGCGCAGCGTTTAACTTCAACGTTGACAGCATCGAACGGTCAGATTATCGAGGTTGAAGTGACACAGTTGAATGTGAGCTCAACACGCATTCGCGCTTTGGTTAAAAAAGATGAGCCTATCGCGTTTTTAACCCCTGCAGGGGTCATTGATGTTATTAAGCAGCAGCAACTTTACAGATAA
- a CDS encoding TonB-dependent receptor, producing MLTATRFKIKPLIAALCLSPGLVVADNQLSQIVVTANQIEQPLSHITSDVSIINAEDIRAQRATSVIELLNTLPGLSFTQNGPLGTSTSLYTRGSDNQRTLILIDGVRAQDPSNIGGANLAHLMVANIERIEVIKGAQSGVWGSDAAAGVINIITKQSLETRLTLEHGAYNTGKSAVSTGFTIGDARLFVNAAHISSEGFSAQTPVGENPNQYESNGYRNTNLSARAIVPIAENQTLTLAHNHTQARSEYDAWGDPNDVKRADTQTDLSQLNYQLGSTKVAGEQSLFTTEQLDDANPDIVKGKTQSLTLSHQYQNLLMGASYTHNEAQSDKFSWGAGQNQKLKDSTNAKSLFATHSHNWKNFTFNEALRWDNYSNFGSELTGKLGVKMVITANQSLALNYGTAYNAPNIIQILNPWGTANPDLTPEKSAEASITYKLYGLTLTYFDKEIDELINWVGGQYQNIDGTTKIKGVEAEYKKRFEQWQFAINYTHLDTEKANGEPLARRPDNQVGLNLNWYATDKLDINLNGQYIGSRSGNVDSVTEHYSVWNTVINYELNQTTTAYLKVNNLTDKYYQTIAGYATAARSAYLGLSARF from the coding sequence ATGTTAACAGCAACACGTTTTAAAATTAAACCCCTAATCGCCGCCCTCTGCCTATCACCAGGCCTGGTTGTCGCTGACAATCAACTATCACAAATCGTGGTGACGGCTAACCAAATCGAACAACCGCTTAGCCATATCACGTCCGATGTCAGCATTATTAATGCAGAAGACATAAGAGCACAACGCGCCACATCTGTGATTGAACTGCTAAACACCCTGCCCGGATTAAGTTTCACGCAAAACGGCCCACTCGGTACATCAACCAGTTTGTACACGCGTGGTTCAGATAACCAGCGAACTTTAATTCTTATTGATGGCGTCCGCGCTCAAGACCCTTCGAATATTGGTGGTGCGAACTTAGCCCACTTAATGGTTGCTAATATCGAACGCATTGAGGTTATTAAGGGCGCACAATCTGGCGTTTGGGGTTCAGATGCGGCTGCGGGGGTCATTAACATTATTACCAAACAATCCCTTGAAACCCGCTTGACCCTTGAGCATGGTGCCTATAACACCGGAAAATCCGCTGTTTCAACGGGCTTCACAATCGGTGATGCACGCCTATTTGTAAATGCCGCCCATATTTCATCCGAGGGCTTCAGCGCGCAAACACCCGTCGGCGAAAACCCTAATCAATATGAAAGCAACGGTTATAGAAATACCAACTTATCTGCCAGAGCAATTGTTCCAATAGCTGAAAACCAAACGCTTACCCTAGCTCACAACCATACGCAAGCGCGTTCTGAATATGATGCCTGGGGAGACCCTAATGATGTTAAACGTGCCGATACTCAAACAGACCTCAGCCAACTCAACTATCAATTGGGTTCAACCAAGGTGGCTGGCGAACAATCACTATTTACCACCGAACAACTGGATGATGCAAACCCTGACATCGTCAAAGGTAAAACCCAATCGCTTACCCTATCACACCAATATCAAAACCTTTTGATGGGCGCTAGCTACACACACAATGAAGCGCAGTCCGATAAGTTTTCATGGGGTGCGGGGCAAAACCAGAAGCTTAAAGATAGCACTAATGCAAAATCACTATTCGCAACCCATTCCCACAACTGGAAAAACTTCACGTTCAATGAAGCCCTTCGCTGGGATAACTACAGCAACTTTGGCTCTGAATTGACTGGAAAGCTTGGGGTTAAAATGGTGATCACTGCAAATCAATCCTTAGCACTTAACTATGGCACGGCCTATAACGCTCCCAACATTATTCAAATTTTGAACCCTTGGGGGACGGCTAACCCTGATCTAACCCCTGAAAAATCAGCAGAGGCCAGCATTACCTATAAATTATATGGCTTGACGCTAACCTATTTTGATAAAGAAATTGACGAATTAATTAACTGGGTTGGCGGGCAATACCAAAACATCGACGGCACAACCAAAATAAAGGGTGTTGAAGCCGAATACAAAAAGCGTTTTGAACAATGGCAATTTGCTATTAACTACACCCATCTAGATACCGAAAAAGCCAATGGAGAGCCACTCGCGCGCCGTCCAGATAACCAAGTTGGGTTAAATCTAAACTGGTATGCCACAGACAAACTTGATATTAACCTCAATGGCCAATATATTGGCAGCCGCAGTGGTAATGTCGATTCTGTTACCGAACACTATAGTGTCTGGAACACCGTTATTAACTATGAACTTAACCAAACCACAACGGCTTATTTAAAGGTGAATAACCTAACCGATAAGTATTATCAAACCATTGCCGGTTATGCCACCGCCGCGCGGAGCGCCTACCTTGGCTTAAGCGCGCGTTTTTAA
- a CDS encoding 2Fe-2S iron-sulfur cluster-binding protein, with amino-acid sequence MSTITVIGQGTCEFDGQFSMLEALDEQGFDMPYSCRGGNCGACEVKLISGQVDEIQMPAYDCDKGYILTCSVIPLTDVEIEIP; translated from the coding sequence ATGTCAACCATTACCGTTATTGGACAAGGAACCTGTGAGTTTGACGGCCAGTTTTCAATGCTTGAAGCATTAGACGAACAAGGATTTGATATGCCTTATAGCTGCCGCGGTGGGAACTGTGGTGCGTGTGAAGTAAAACTTATTTCAGGTCAAGTAGACGAAATTCAAATGCCTGCTTATGATTGTGATAAAGGCTATATCTTAACCTGTAGCGTGATTCCACTCACTGATGTTGAAATTGAAATTCCTTAA
- a CDS encoding methylated-DNA--[protein]-cysteine S-methyltransferase, giving the protein MLISKPHHPGSIYLAQHNTKFGKISLLMANHQLLRCSFGWLDLPYPKASTQQSLWLAEQIGEPIKPDQPNLTLAPQGTEFQIRVWQSLLNLPYGETRSYQALADSIGQPKAARAVANAVAANPIAWFIPCHRVIRSNGEVGGFAWGIALKKQLLDAEKLALQPN; this is encoded by the coding sequence ATGTTAATTAGCAAACCCCACCACCCAGGGTCGATTTATCTTGCACAGCATAATACAAAGTTTGGCAAGATCAGTTTACTCATGGCGAATCATCAACTTCTGCGTTGTAGCTTTGGATGGCTAGACCTGCCCTACCCTAAGGCTTCGACACAGCAGAGTTTGTGGCTTGCTGAACAGATAGGCGAGCCGATAAAGCCCGACCAGCCAAACCTAACCTTGGCGCCTCAAGGCACTGAATTTCAAATCCGGGTTTGGCAATCACTTTTAAATTTACCTTATGGCGAAACCCGAAGTTACCAAGCCCTTGCTGATTCAATCGGGCAACCCAAAGCGGCAAGAGCGGTTGCCAACGCCGTTGCAGCAAACCCTATCGCATGGTTTATACCCTGCCACCGCGTGATACGCAGTAATGGCGAAGTCGGCGGTTTTGCCTGGGGCATAGCCTTAAAAAAACAATTACTTGACGCTGAAAAACTAGCCTTGCAGCCAAATTAA
- a CDS encoding BolA/IbaG family iron-sulfur metabolism protein, whose protein sequence is MSMQQQIEEQVHQAFNPVYLKLDNESDRHAGPATESHFKLVLVSAVFDGLSRVKRHQAVYKVLAYQMTKVHALALHTHTPDEWQKNQSVPASPLCAGAK, encoded by the coding sequence ATGAGTATGCAACAGCAAATTGAAGAGCAGGTTCACCAGGCGTTTAACCCGGTGTATTTAAAGTTAGATAATGAGAGTGATAGGCATGCTGGGCCAGCAACAGAGTCGCATTTTAAGTTGGTGTTGGTGTCAGCCGTCTTTGATGGTTTAAGTCGTGTTAAGCGTCACCAGGCTGTGTATAAGGTGTTGGCATATCAGATGACAAAGGTGCATGCGCTTGCTTTGCACACTCATACCCCTGATGAGTGGCAGAAAAATCAATCTGTGCCAGCATCACCCTTGTGTGCAGGCGCTAAATAG
- a CDS encoding alpha/beta hydrolase — MKLALRVQTAAILLFVFYGLSHAASQQGYPNPAQTFSLQNQTLNYHPLGEGHHTVLLLGGGPGFSSWNLTPVQQHLAKNYRVLLMDMRGTGENRTPLENLDRLLDQWVEDIEALRRHEQAGQLILIGHSWGALMAQYYAREHPTRIARLVVLNPVDPDRLAMRNLVQRIDARRQQAGLVDEHDPWDLPAPLDPKALVQQQLDQVLPTYFHSIEQGQNYARHFGVNDFSLEINHAIWPQYQANPIDAEFLQTLAKRRAIEFISCQQDLLMPEALQGYQQILPAMSFQVLEQCAHFPWEETPGPFFTALDQAMTSQPPEDDFSDLSEADRAWLMDDSGLDLLLDALAATESNARFIEPFSLDEHYSMRNQIELTEQSLKTGWADLIQCHANLDAVAQLQIVYNAEHTRHIEILSQQSIDLAWVEGSSVQMQGLNRGAQICIYAQTLALQAHDQGYLLERGPFMRRFLDGYFPMHVELTINWPGLALQPKHILPVPQPGLVVTQSDQALSLNYWFQGQLRPHIYFNKPKPPG, encoded by the coding sequence ATGAAACTCGCCCTCCGCGTTCAGACCGCAGCCATTTTGTTGTTTGTTTTCTACGGACTAAGCCATGCGGCTAGCCAACAAGGCTATCCAAACCCCGCCCAAACCTTTTCACTTCAAAACCAAACCTTAAATTATCACCCGCTCGGTGAAGGACATCACACAGTCTTATTACTGGGCGGCGGCCCTGGTTTTAGCAGTTGGAACCTAACCCCAGTGCAACAACACCTCGCAAAAAACTACCGCGTACTTCTAATGGATATGCGTGGCACGGGTGAAAATCGCACCCCACTTGAAAACCTTGATCGCCTACTTGATCAATGGGTGGAAGATATTGAAGCCTTACGCCGCCACGAACAAGCCGGGCAACTTATTCTTATCGGCCATTCCTGGGGCGCACTAATGGCACAATACTATGCACGCGAACATCCAACACGCATTGCGCGCTTGGTTGTGCTTAATCCGGTCGACCCGGATCGTTTAGCCATGCGTAATCTTGTCCAGCGTATAGATGCAAGACGCCAACAAGCAGGCCTGGTTGATGAGCATGACCCATGGGATTTGCCCGCCCCGCTTGACCCTAAGGCGCTGGTTCAGCAGCAACTCGACCAAGTGCTTCCCACCTATTTTCATTCTATTGAACAAGGGCAAAACTATGCGCGCCATTTTGGCGTTAATGACTTTTCGCTTGAAATAAATCATGCTATTTGGCCCCAGTATCAGGCAAATCCAATTGACGCTGAGTTTTTGCAAACCCTGGCTAAACGCCGTGCGATTGAGTTTATCAGTTGCCAACAGGACCTTTTAATGCCTGAAGCCTTGCAGGGTTACCAGCAGATTCTACCCGCGATGTCTTTTCAGGTTTTAGAGCAATGCGCTCACTTTCCCTGGGAAGAAACGCCGGGGCCTTTTTTCACCGCCCTAGACCAAGCGATGACCAGCCAGCCACCCGAAGATGATTTTAGTGATCTATCTGAAGCCGATCGTGCTTGGTTAATGGATGATTCAGGGTTAGATTTATTGCTTGATGCACTCGCCGCCACCGAGTCCAACGCACGCTTTATCGAGCCTTTTTCACTTGATGAACACTATTCCATGCGAAATCAAATTGAGCTCACCGAGCAGAGCCTTAAAACCGGCTGGGCGGATTTAATCCAATGCCATGCTAACCTTGATGCCGTAGCTCAATTACAAATAGTCTATAACGCTGAACACACACGCCATATTGAAATTCTAAGCCAACAATCGATTGACCTGGCCTGGGTTGAAGGCTCAAGCGTGCAAATGCAAGGATTGAATCGAGGCGCACAAATTTGTATCTATGCTCAAACCCTTGCGCTTCAAGCCCATGATCAAGGCTATCTGTTAGAGCGTGGGCCATTTATGCGCCGATTTTTAGATGGCTACTTTCCAATGCATGTTGAGCTAACCATCAACTGGCCTGGCCTAGCGCTCCAACCAAAACACATTCTCCCTGTGCCACAACCAGGCCTGGTAGTCACTCAATCTGACCAAGCGCTCAGCCTTAACTATTGGTTTCAAGGCCAACTTCGACCTCATATTTACTTCAACAAGCCCAAACCGCCAGGATAA